The following coding sequences lie in one Polyodon spathula isolate WHYD16114869_AA chromosome 15, ASM1765450v1, whole genome shotgun sequence genomic window:
- the LOC121327695 gene encoding potassium/sodium hyperpolarization-activated cyclic nucleotide-gated channel 1-like, whose product MESNLEKATTETAGCSDVYNSPTNYQQLYNCIFGPQKKQVNPSSTASTASAPDNVKHDLELEEEVNNVPGSVTDTNIGVSKKSRWRRLFYPQLNKHSLHVYGSVTALQKECARQEAAGVCIIHPFSPIRNYYIMFMLFITFINLIAIPMEIAFIEGHHAEAFYMMVFNLCSDTLFLLDIAVNFRMGVITEESEVVLLDPKLIACHYLKSWFVLDLISAFPVDYVILIVKELEEDQSTTTYTASKLVRIVLFARIFSLIRLLRVSRLVRFFSEWEQVANSNMEAVRLFIRIISLFAMILLLCHWNGCIQYFIPSLQDFPEDCWVVRQNLTHAPWIEKYSFGVFRALSHMIAVGYGAAGPPKGEAELWVVMTSMVSGALMYTMMVANVAAMMSNIDAASKAYTSKFNHLEDYMLYRKLPKNLRSRISTYYQARYQGKWFDEREILNVLSESLKVEILSNLCTDLVKTVPMFQGRDINFINAMLLKLECEVFQEGDIIIRENAAGDRMFFIEHGRVMVKTEQNFCTELADGDYFGEICLLTKYRRTASVQALTLCNLFSLSAEKFNEMLKEFPDIKEQMLRTASQRLWTLQDFEADTSSRKWN is encoded by the exons ATGGAATCTAATCTTGAAAAGGCAACTACTGAAACGGCTGGTTGTAGTGATGTTTATAATAGCCCCACTAATTACCAACAACTGTATAACTGTATATTTGGTCCGCAGAAAAAACAAGTTAACCCAAGTTCGACGGCGAGCACAGCCTCGGCTCCTGACAACGTAAAACATGACTTGGAATTGGAGGAAGAAGTGAATAATGTTCCTGGGTCGGTAACAGACACCAACATCGGGGTATCTAAGAAATCCCGTTGGAGGAGACTTTTCTATCCACAACTTAACAAACATTCCCTGCACGTGTATGGTAGTGTCACAGCTCTGCAAAAGGAATGTGCAAGACAGGAGGCGGCCGGTGTATGTATTATCCATCCTTTTAGCCCAATTAG gaaTTACTACATCATGTTCATGCTGTTCATAACATTCATAAACCTAATTGCAATCCCCATGGAAATAGCATTTATAGAAGGACATCATGCAGAGGCGTTTTATATGATGGTATTTAACTTATGTTCAGACACTCTCTTTCTACTTGATATCGCTGTAAACTTCAGGATGGGTGTGATAACTGAAGAGAGTGAG GTGGTTCTTTTGGATCCAAAGCTGATTGCATGTCATTACCTTAAATCCTGGTTTGTTCTTGACCTGATTTCTGCGTTTCCTGTCGACTATGTTATACTCATTGTAAAG GAACTGGAAGAAGATCAAAGCACCACAACATATACAGCCTCCAAATTGGTGCGAATTGTCCTCTTTGCAAGAATCTTTAGTTTAATACGACTTCTCAGAGTCTCCCGCCTGGTGAGGTTTTTCAGTGAATGGGAACAA GTTGCAAATTCCAACATGGAAGCAGTGAGACTGTTTATTCGAATTATAAGTCTGTTTGCAATGATCCTCTTGCTTTGCCACTGGAATGGCTGTATCCAATATTTTATTCCCTCTTTGCAAGACTTTCCAGAGGATTGCTGGGTTGTTCGACAAAACCTCACg CACGCTCCATGGATTGAGAAGTATTCATTTGGAGTATTCCGTGCACTTTCACATATGATTGCAGTAGGATACGGCGCTGCTGGCCCTCCAAAAG GTGAAGCTGAATTGTGGGTTGTCATGACAAGTATGGTTTCAGGAGCACTGATGTACACCATGATGGTTGCCAATGTGGCAGCAATGATGTCAAATATCGATGCAGCATCAAAAGCCTACACAAGCAAA TTTAATCACCTTGAAGATTACATGTTATACCGGAAACTGCCAAAGAATTTGCGTAGTCGGATCTCCACTTATTACCAGGCCCGATACCAAGGAAAGTGGTTTGATGAGAGAGAGATTCTTAATGTGCTCTCGGAATCCTTGAAAGTG GAGATTCTGAGCAACCTGTGCACAGACCTGGTGAAGACTGTACCCATGTTCCAAGGTCGTGACATAAACTTCATAAATGCTATGCTCTTAAAACTGGAGTGTGAGGTTTTCCAGGAAGGAGACATTATTATTCGCGAGAATGCTGCAGGAGACCGCATGTTCTTCATAGAGCATGGAAGAGTCATGGTAAAGACTGAGCAGAATTTCTGCACGGAACTGGCTGATGGAGATTACTTTGGAG AGATCTGCTTGCTCACCAAGTACAGACGGACTGCATCAGTACAAGCTTTGACTCTTTGCAACCTTTTCTCAC